The Hippoglossus hippoglossus isolate fHipHip1 chromosome 2, fHipHip1.pri, whole genome shotgun sequence DNA segment GTCTACATGGTGGTCTACCTGCCATACAAGGGGCCCTTCCAGACCTGCTGACCCCTCTGGACCGGATCGCTTTAAAGAAGACGGGGGGCGggggaggtcagagaggagcagggtgTGTGGGAGTTAGAACGTGATCAAACAACACGTCAGCGAGACTCAATAAAGTGAATAAAGGAGGAAAACGTGTGGAATGCGTTCTTACAGGTTGGCCTGCTGGGGGTGCTGTCGTCCTGCTCCGCAGCGGGGATGTGGCGTGTCAGGGACTTGGCCGGCCTGGGGAGGGACGACCTCTTCTCCGGGCTGCGGTACGCTCTCTCCTGgtatcaacacaaacacagtgaagagtcagcatcatcatcatcatcatcaccacctgcAGCGTGCATTACCCATCAGCCCCTGGGCTCCTTCCACTTTACCTTCCCATCCCATTTGTGGGGCAGAGGGGAGGGGCGGGAGCATGCAGAGGAGGGGCGGAACTCACTGAGCTCCGCCTCCACCAGGGGGCTCCGCTTAAGGCTACAGGCAGAGCCGGGCCGGGGGGGATGGTTATCGAACCCCCGGCGCTGCGCTGCCATCTTTAAGAGTACGGCCCGCGTGGGGCTCTGGACGGAAGGCGTGGCGAGAGGCGGGGGAAACgtgcaggagggaggaagaggtgaCAGATGGAGAAACAAAGGAGTGAGATGAGAGGAGTCACGATTTGATGGAGACAAACACGACACAGCATCTTGTTCAGAATGTGAATATGAAATGATGAATGTCGTTGGATTTTCTTTACTCACAGATTTCCTCTGTTGAGTTTGGTAGAGATGAGGAAAAAAGCAGCGAGCATGCGAAGACAAGAcggacagagaaataaaaacaggacaCAAAAGCAAACgtgcagaaaagaaagaaagtgaggaaGTAAAGAAAAGTTTGTCGTGCAGAGAACAGGTGTCGTAAGAAGCAAACTTGTGTCCTTTCCACCTCTACATTGTGCGTGCAGAATAAAAGGTTCAAACAGtcattatatgtgtgtgtgcactcacagTGGTCCTCTCCCTGGACTGGTGGGCCACACTGAGGGGCTGGTGGCTCTCCATGCCTGCAAAGAAAACAGCCCCGATGTAATAACCAGCGTGAACCAGCAGGAGGAGACATTGCTTGTACATCCAAGTGCATTAATGCTCCCTGAATGGACACCACTGTGTGAAATAAGCAAAGGGAATTAGCTGCGAtgtgtaacaacaacaacaacaacacacgtcctgataatcacacacacaatcctccTTTTCACACAAAACTCTGAAGCCACGTccagcaaacacagaaaaagagagaagcgAGTCCAGAAGAAAACACGAAGCCAAACAGCCGGAGATGCACCAAATGAAACCGTGAAACCAAAAAGTGAcgatggagagaaaacagagttAAAGATGAGTCTGCTGCATGTGATGTTTGCCAGCTACATTGCACCTGCACCACTCAACAGCCatcaagagagagggagtcacTTCTGATTGTTCTTAGCTCCTAATGACGAGTGCAGCACCTTATAAATCAAGTTTGCTTTCACTCTCTCTATCCACGTGTTCACCTGAGGCCTTGCGTCTAGCAGAGCCGTGCAGCAGAGCGGGCCGCGGGTGTCTGGCCGCCGCTCTGGCTACGCTCTTTCGAGATGGAGAGCGACTTTGGAGGACTGACAGCTTATTCTGCTCAGCCCTCCTCATGCCTACTGGcgaaaagggagagagaggattacaccaacaggaaacacagaccaaATCAGACAACACTTCTTCTCCAAGACTAaatcaaaaccttttttcttcttcatctcctctctggGATGGTGGCCGGGCACTTTGCGGGACACTTTGCTGTCAGTGGTGCCAACGTGGCCCCTTCCTCTGCCAGGGGCCCGTTTAGCGGGTCTGTCCACCACCGCCACCGCGGGCGCGCCGGTGGAACTCTGGGTGAGAGGAAGGGCTTCGATTTGCTCGGTCATAATACTTTTGTCCTCATCTGCAGTGGAGAGGGATCAGAACAACAAGCTTCCTGATGCTAGAAATTAACTTTAATTcacttttaaacatgttttcacaggTAATAACTTTTAATGTACAAGCTCCAGTACCTTGTGAGTCCATCCAGCCACTGTCTGTGTCCAGGATGGAGACGTCCAATGTGGTCTCATCGTTCTCCCCCTGACTCGTCTCCTGCACCTCCTGACCGATCTCAAcgtccttttcctcctcttcatccatcctcttctcttcctcctcttcctgtttcctccctTCTTCTCGGCTTGTTTCTGCTACTTCTTCCTCCCCCGTCCCGTCGTCTCTGCCTCCGCCCTGGTCGGAGCACGGAGACGAGTGTGTCGCACCACGACTCCGTTCTTCCCCTCTCGACTTAGGCTCTTCTTCCACCACCTGGTCTCCTCCCgtctcctgctctttctttctgtcttcagCCTCATGCGTCTTCGGAGGAACAggctcctctgcttcctccatcatctcctgaGGCTCCTCTGCCATCTCTATAtcgtcttcatcctcttcctctgcttgtgCTTGAGGTATGACGATGATGGAGGTGGTTATTTGTGAGTGGATTTTGGCTTTTGGGctcttttgtgtttctgtgacttttttaatcttcttctcttctgagGACGGAGAGAAGACTGAAGATCTGTTTGCTTCTTTACTTAGTTCTGATTCTTTCTGCTCGGGTGGCATCGTTTCTTTGTCCAACTCCGGCTTTTTATCATCTCTGCTCTCAGATTCTAACTCATCCTCCGTTTTGACATCTTCCCCAGCTTCGTCTTTAGCGTCTTGGCTTTCTGAAAGTGCGTCTTCTGGAGAtttggggggggtgggagtCTGTGGACCCCTGCTCAAAGGGTCCACAGGACAGAAAGTGAAGGAACTGTCCGGTGGGATGGGGGAAGCCTCTCTGGACGGGTCTTTCTCCACGTCAACCTCAGGGATGGCTTGGATCTTGAGGTCGCCAGTCAGGCCGCTCTCCAAACGAAATTCATTCAGCCTGTCTTTGGACCCAGTCATTGGGATTCTCAGGCGATCGGGTTTCACTCCGCTCGTCACGGCTCTTTCCATCATCAGGGACGTCTTCCCCGGTGAGTCCTTCTTCTCTGTTACAGTTTTTTCATCCGGTTGCTGGATTCCCTTGTAAACACTGAGCTCTTCCTCGACCTCGCTCTCCTCAGACGGGAAGCGCTGGTGCGGAGAGTGTCCAGGACTGGGAACGTCTGCAGGAGAAGGCATCGGCCCCGAGTACTCGTTGAAGACACAGTAGCCCAGTTCCTCCAGCTGGTTTTCCCTCCTCGAGATCGTATCTCCCAAAGCGAGCCGGGCCAGAGAGCTGCCCACGAGGGACGCCACATTGGTGGGCACCGACTTTCTCCTCATGTGGTCGACCTCCCTCCTCCCCGCTGACAGCTGAGGCAGCGCTCCCGCCAGGTCCAACATCTCAGAGAGGCAGAAACTGGACATTTCCTCGTCAGGACTTGGAGGCGTTTCTTCAGCAGGAGCATCTTCGTGTGCGTCAGCAGATGTTTGAGTGATGGAAACCGCTGGAGGAATCTTGTGGTCATGGCTCTCCACGGGTGGCGTTGAAGGGTGAACGTCGGCTTCATCGAAACTTCCGCTGATTGGACACAAACTCTCTGAGAAGGAGCTGGACTCCTTCTCTGAGGATCCGACTGTGATGTTCAACGAGAGGCTTCTCTGCTCTAACGACACTTTACAGCTGGACATCttcactgtctcctcctcttcctcctcttgcttCAGCACAACATTTTCAGGTTCTCTTGACTCCGTCTCTGCCGCTGTGCTGAGCTCGTAATAGCTCTGAGTCTGCGGTGGAATGTCTCCAGGGGTTTTTGAGGACGTCTCAAAGTAAGTCGCAGCTCCTGGTTTCTGTTCTACCAACATCCCAGATGTGCTTTCGGACTCTGCACCAGGTTCTGGACTCGATTTGACGGTTTCAATATCAGTCACTGGTGTCTCGTCCAATCTAATGTCACTACCTCCATCTTGGTCCGTCTCTATGGACTCAACTGTCGGTTTCTCTTTGCTTGGCGATGACTCTTCTGACTCTTTCACCTCTTGTGACTCTTCTGACTCTTTCACCTCTTGTGACTCTTCTGACTCTTTCACCTCTTGTGACTCTTCTGACTCTTTCACCTCTTGTGACTCTTCTGACTCTTTCACCTCTTGTGACTCTTCTGACTCTTTCACCTCTTGTGACTCTTCTGACTCTTTCACCTCTTGTGACTCTTCTACTTCACCCTCTTCGTCTTTTCTTGCCTCCTCCATCGAGGAGGCTTCTTCATCTTTcacagacggaggaggaggttcACTCGAGGCGACTTCTTCCCCTTCAGGACTCGCTTTCTCAACAACCGCCTGCTTCTCGTGCAGCGACGGCACTTGCTGCTCGTCCTCTTTCACCGCAGACTCACCAGACTCCGGACTGAGACATTCTTCTTCCGGCCGGGCTGCGAGTTCGAAGGACACTGTACAACTTTGTGCGTCTTCCAGTCACGCTACCTAAAAGCTTTCGCGAGCAGCATCCACAACAAGCCAATACAGAGAAGCGGAGGCCGTCTGCACACAGATACAGTAGCTCTCCATCAGGCAGAACACAcagcgcgggggggggggggagtacaGCACCTACGACAGCGTGCAGAACTGGAATGAAGGGATGAGTTGCATGACGTTACATGACGAGAAATAAATGTCCAGAAATGTATTGAATTCCTATTGCAATACACAGGGAATATATACTTTTAGTCTTTGCAGTTTTGTGAAGTGAATTTATAAGAAGGATTTATAGAGAATTAATTTACAGATAAGGATGATGCATGTCCAATGATAGTGGATTATAAGTGATCTTAGTAACAATAGGAAAACAGGATTATCCTTTGCCTTGGGATGGAATGAAAACAACATCGAAACTCAAAGTGACGGATACACAACAGCCGTAGAATCGACTCTGATTCGTGAAGCACCCGAACAAGTGGGCGTTCTCAGAAACACAATATTCCAGCAGGATCCACAGAAGAATACAACAAATACACTCAACTCTACAATGCTGGACAGTTCACACAGTGATATTGGCATTTGCAATGTAGCTGGCAATACAAGAGGGCAGAGAGGTGATCAACCGCAACATGGTTGATCAGGTCTTCTAATGTCGCTCCGATGGAAAGCGAATGGCAtgagaaaagcacaaaaaatCAAAGTGTCGTGTTGTGTCACTTTGCAAACGGCAACTTCAGGTGTCGAAGCAGAAGCTGAAGAGCAAAGAAGCTGGAGGAAGGTCGGCAGCAAAGCCTGAGTCGCATCACACTTTGGAAGTCGAGAGCGGAAAAGTCTCCGTGCCCGATAAACAGAGCACGAGAGGATCATGCAAAGAAGGAAATGAACAGTCGCACATTCACTCAgtttaaccacacacacacacacacacacacacacacacacacacacacaccttttggAGACGAGCTGCGTTCACCTGGATGAGCTCCTCCATTGAGGACCTCAGGTGTCTGCTGGCAGCCCAAAGCCTGGGGCTCTGCTAAATAATCTGCCTGCTCTAAGAGCGAGTCTCCTGGCTGCTCATATGTCACCTCCTCCTGGTGCCTGTCGGgagcctcctgctcctcctgctcctcctccacctccttctctaCTTTATCTTCTTAGAgcaggaaaggagggagacacaTGGATGAGACATGGAGGACGACAAAACTGGGGTCACATGGTTTGTCACTTTCAGCTCTGATGGAGATGTACGGGATGCAATCAACACAACCTACAGACTCTTATTGATCtataaatattcaaacacaGCTACATCATCACGTGTATTTAAAGGGTTTTAAGTCTGAGGATATTTTATGTATCTTGTGTTTAATAAACCATAAAACATGCAGTGAAACAACAcgattacctccaccaaggttatgtctgtttgtttgtctgcaagattacacaaaacctactgCTGGtctgggccttggcggaggtgtgaaCTCTACTTAATCTACTTCTACATCTTGTTGATTGCATGCCACATGCACAGAGGAAACGATTAGAAAACACTTGTTGTTTTC contains these protein-coding regions:
- the LOC117775987 gene encoding microtubule-associated protein 2-like isoform X1, whose protein sequence is MADGRKPDEHWASNGQENGENGFSAYSAGYRENGFHGGAAAHPGTTVDDSANLPPSPPPSPSAEQIGPVAQEDKVEKEVEEEQEEQEAPDRHQEEVTYEQPGDSLLEQADYLAEPQALGCQQTPEVLNGGAHPGERSSSPKARPEEECLSPESGESAVKEDEQQVPSLHEKQAVVEKASPEGEEVASSEPPPPSVKDEEASSMEEARKDEEGEVEESQEVKESEESQEVKESEESQEVKESEEVKESEESSPSKEKPTVESIETDQDGGSDIRLDETPVTDIETVKSSPEPGAESESTSGMLVEQKPGAATYFETSSKTPGDIPPQTQSYYELSTAAETESREPENVVLKQEEEEEETVKMSSCKVSLEQRSLSLNITVGSSEKESSSFSESLCPISGSFDEADVHPSTPPVESHDHKIPPAVSITQTSADAHEDAPAEETPPSPDEEMSSFCLSEMLDLAGALPQLSAGRREVDHMRRKSVPTNVASLVGSSLARLALGDTISRRENQLEELGYCVFNEYSGPMPSPADVPSPGHSPHQRFPSEESEVEEELSVYKGIQQPDEKTVTEKKDSPGKTSLMMERAVTSGVKPDRLRIPMTGSKDRLNEFRLESGLTGDLKIQAIPEVDVEKDPSREASPIPPDSSFTFCPVDPLSRGPQTPTPPKSPEDALSESQDAKDEAGEDVKTEDELESESRDDKKPELDKETMPPEQKESELSKEANRSSVFSPSSEEKKIKKVTETQKSPKAKIHSQITTSIIVIPQAQAEEEDEDDIEMAEEPQEMMEEAEEPVPPKTHEAEDRKKEQETGGDQVVEEEPKSRGEERSRGATHSSPCSDQGGGRDDGTGEEEVAETSREEGRKQEEEEEKRMDEEEEKDVEIGQEVQETSQGENDETTLDVSILDTDSGWMDSQDEDKSIMTEQIEALPLTQSSTGAPAVAVVDRPAKRAPGRGRGHVGTTDSKVSRKVPGHHPREEMKKKKVGMRRAEQNKLSVLQSRSPSRKSVARAAARHPRPALLHGSARRKASGMESHQPLSVAHQSRERTTRKSERAYRSPEKRSSLPRPAKSLTRHIPAAEQDDSTPSRPTSIRSRGVSRSGRAPCMAGTDSRSRSVRSGASTPGSTAVTPGTPPSYACRTPGSRTPGSHTPKSFSVLQEKKVAVIRTPPKSPSTAQRQLKVLNQPLPDLTNIKSKIGSTSNLKHQPKGGQVHILSEKLDFSRVQSKCGSKDNLKHTPKGGNVMIPSVKLDFSHVQAKCGSLAKIQHTAGGGNIQIQTKKHDLSHVTAKCGSMSNIRHRPGGGNVRIDSVKLDFKDKAQSKVGSLGNTTHTPGGGNIMIESHKLTFRETAKARVDHGAEIVVTHSPGVETGGTSPRLSSAGSINLLESPQLCTLAQDVTAALAKQGL
- the LOC117775987 gene encoding microtubule-associated protein 2-like isoform X2, producing the protein MADGRKPDEHWASNGQENGENGFSAYSAGYRENGFHGGAAAHPGTTVDDSANLPPSPPPSPSAEQIGPVAQEDKVEKEVEEEQEEQEAPDRHQEEVTYEQPGDSLLEQADYLAEPQALGCQQTPEVLNGGAHPGERSSSPKARPEEECLSPESGESAVKEDEQQVPSLHEKQAVVEKASPEGEEVASSEPPPPSVKDEEASSMEEARKDEEGEVEESQEVKESEESSPSKEKPTVESIETDQDGGSDIRLDETPVTDIETVKSSPEPGAESESTSGMLVEQKPGAATYFETSSKTPGDIPPQTQSYYELSTAAETESREPENVVLKQEEEEEETVKMSSCKVSLEQRSLSLNITVGSSEKESSSFSESLCPISGSFDEADVHPSTPPVESHDHKIPPAVSITQTSADAHEDAPAEETPPSPDEEMSSFCLSEMLDLAGALPQLSAGRREVDHMRRKSVPTNVASLVGSSLARLALGDTISRRENQLEELGYCVFNEYSGPMPSPADVPSPGHSPHQRFPSEESEVEEELSVYKGIQQPDEKTVTEKKDSPGKTSLMMERAVTSGVKPDRLRIPMTGSKDRLNEFRLESGLTGDLKIQAIPEVDVEKDPSREASPIPPDSSFTFCPVDPLSRGPQTPTPPKSPEDALSESQDAKDEAGEDVKTEDELESESRDDKKPELDKETMPPEQKESELSKEANRSSVFSPSSEEKKIKKVTETQKSPKAKIHSQITTSIIVIPQAQAEEEDEDDIEMAEEPQEMMEEAEEPVPPKTHEAEDRKKEQETGGDQVVEEEPKSRGEERSRGATHSSPCSDQGGGRDDGTGEEEVAETSREEGRKQEEEEEKRMDEEEEKDVEIGQEVQETSQGENDETTLDVSILDTDSGWMDSQDEDKSIMTEQIEALPLTQSSTGAPAVAVVDRPAKRAPGRGRGHVGTTDSKVSRKVPGHHPREEMKKKKVGMRRAEQNKLSVLQSRSPSRKSVARAAARHPRPALLHGSARRKASGMESHQPLSVAHQSRERTTRKSERAYRSPEKRSSLPRPAKSLTRHIPAAEQDDSTPSRPTSIRSRGVSRSGRAPCMAGTDSRSRSVRSGASTPGSTAVTPGTPPSYACRTPGSRTPGSHTPKSFSVLQEKKVAVIRTPPKSPSTAQRQLKVLNQPLPDLTNIKSKIGSTSNLKHQPKGGQVHILSEKLDFSRVQSKCGSKDNLKHTPKGGNVMIPSVKLDFSHVQAKCGSLAKIQHTAGGGNIQIQTKKHDLSHVTAKCGSMSNIRHRPGGGNVRIDSVKLDFKDKAQSKVGSLGNTTHTPGGGNIMIESHKLTFRETAKARVDHGAEIVVTHSPGVETGGTSPRLSSAGSINLLESPQLCTLAQDVTAALAKQGL